A genome region from Corynebacterium uberis includes the following:
- a CDS encoding GuaB3 family IMP dehydrogenase-related protein — MRDFVEIGIGRQARHTYHLDEISIVPTRRTRSSKDVDTTWHIDAYTFDIPVMSHPSDALASPEFVMELGRQGGLGVINAEGLWGRHEDVEAAVATVVAAVDAHGVASAQANKVLQELHAAPIDQDLLAARIDQVRTSGATVAVRVSPQNARELAPQVVKAGAELLIIQGTTISAEHVAQGGEPLNLKDYVGSLDVPVIAGGVYDYTTAIHLMRTGAAGVIVGGGCNTNPMSLGMDVHLATAIADVAAARRDYLDETGGRYVHIIADDGALQTSGDVAKAIACGADAVMLGTPLAAAAEAQTPGYFWPSVAAHPRFPRGLVVTTGDELDVAEQPSLETILHGPSADPTGQLNIVGGLRRAMAKCGYTDLKSFQKVDLATNSYL; from the coding sequence ATGCGTGACTTTGTAGAAATCGGCATCGGCCGCCAGGCGCGGCACACCTACCATCTCGATGAGATTTCGATCGTGCCCACGCGGCGTACCCGCTCCTCCAAGGACGTGGACACCACCTGGCATATCGATGCCTATACCTTTGACATTCCGGTGATGAGCCACCCCTCCGACGCGCTCGCCAGCCCGGAGTTTGTCATGGAGCTTGGCCGCCAGGGCGGCCTCGGCGTGATCAACGCCGAGGGGCTGTGGGGCCGCCACGAGGACGTCGAGGCTGCTGTTGCCACGGTGGTCGCCGCCGTCGACGCCCACGGCGTTGCCAGCGCGCAGGCCAACAAGGTGCTCCAGGAGCTGCACGCCGCGCCCATCGACCAGGACCTGCTGGCGGCGCGCATCGACCAGGTGCGCACATCCGGGGCGACGGTGGCTGTGCGCGTCTCCCCGCAAAACGCACGCGAGCTGGCCCCCCAGGTGGTCAAGGCCGGCGCGGAGTTGCTGATCATCCAGGGCACGACCATCTCCGCCGAGCACGTGGCCCAGGGCGGCGAGCCGCTCAACCTCAAGGACTACGTGGGCTCGCTGGACGTGCCCGTTATTGCCGGCGGGGTGTATGACTACACCACGGCCATCCACCTCATGCGCACAGGCGCGGCCGGCGTGATTGTCGGCGGTGGGTGCAACACCAACCCGATGTCCTTGGGCATGGATGTTCACCTGGCCACCGCGATTGCGGATGTGGCTGCCGCGCGCCGGGACTACCTGGATGAGACCGGGGGCCGCTACGTGCACATCATCGCCGATGATGGGGCGCTGCAGACCTCCGGCGACGTGGCCAAGGCGATTGCGTGTGGCGCCGATGCGGTCATGCTGGGCACGCCCCTGGCCGCTGCCGCGGAGGCGCAAACGCCCGGCTATTTCTGGCCCTCGGTGGCGGCGCACCCGCGCTTCCCCCGCGGCCTGGTGGTCACCACGGGAGACGAGCTGGACGTGGCGGAGCAGCCGAGCCTGGAGACGATTCTGCACGGCCCCTCGGCGGATCCCACGGGTCAGCTCAACATCGTTGGGGGCCTGCGCCGCGCGATGGCTAAGTGTGGGTACACGGATTTGAAGTCCTTCCAGAAGGTTGACTTGGCCACAAATTCCTACCTCTGA
- a CDS encoding amino acid transporter, whose translation MIKPKPQFSGVSHQGENPSAQAPKKVARAGETPASHPWWKVMCLSGVDYFSTLGYQPGIAVMAAGVLAPVATLLLVAVTLLGVVPVYRRIAQQSPEGLGSVALIARLVHGWKGAFIILVLLGFALTDFMITITLSCADAATHVLHSASSPWIIPVTVAFVCALAGVFLRGFREAVGVAVVLVVAYLALNAVVIGRCFVALYADPTPLAGWWQQLSMAGAHPADMALVACLVFPKLALGLSGFETGVSVMPLIRAHSVEQRVRCGKVLLAVSAALMCGYLVCSSIVTTVLIPEAALHAGGPADGRALSWLAHQYLGQGFGACYDLASVAILWFAGASAMSGMLALIPRYLPRMGMAPQWARRRRPMVVALSVIAVVVTVAFEADVDRQSGAYATGVLVLLVSGAAAVSVTSRSRKARVIGGVTTAVLGYTLVANIVERPDGLKVGACFIVGIVVVSVVSRAWRSFELRDGGVSFDTRAENIIRAAGSGSQIALVPCRQGVGADGLASKEVRVRSANGLEDESLIFVAVTLSDPATFAGHLTVRGSMINSVPVLTCTAPSVANAVAVVALAIQSLTQVSPDIYFEWAPGNPLCDMIRFIATGRGQNATATQEMLRRFAPDGRPRPQVHIS comes from the coding sequence ATGATCAAGCCAAAGCCCCAGTTTTCAGGGGTGTCTCATCAGGGTGAAAACCCGTCCGCGCAAGCCCCGAAAAAGGTCGCTCGCGCTGGAGAAACGCCGGCCAGCCATCCCTGGTGGAAGGTGATGTGCCTGTCCGGAGTGGACTACTTTTCCACGCTCGGTTATCAGCCAGGAATTGCCGTCATGGCCGCCGGGGTGCTCGCCCCCGTGGCCACCCTGCTCCTGGTGGCCGTCACGCTGCTGGGCGTGGTGCCGGTCTACCGGCGCATCGCCCAACAATCGCCAGAAGGTCTAGGTTCCGTGGCGCTCATCGCGCGGCTCGTCCATGGGTGGAAGGGCGCATTTATCATCCTGGTTTTGCTGGGATTCGCGCTCACGGATTTCATGATCACCATCACCCTGTCTTGTGCGGACGCAGCCACCCACGTTCTGCACAGCGCCTCCTCGCCCTGGATCATCCCGGTCACCGTCGCCTTCGTCTGCGCCTTGGCGGGGGTGTTTCTGCGCGGATTCCGGGAGGCCGTGGGGGTGGCCGTCGTGCTCGTTGTTGCGTACCTGGCCCTCAACGCGGTGGTGATTGGGCGGTGCTTTGTGGCTCTGTACGCGGACCCGACTCCCTTGGCCGGATGGTGGCAGCAGCTGTCCATGGCGGGGGCGCATCCGGCGGATATGGCGCTGGTGGCGTGCCTGGTCTTTCCCAAGCTGGCGCTGGGCCTGTCCGGTTTTGAAACCGGGGTCTCTGTCATGCCCTTGATCCGTGCGCACAGCGTGGAACAGCGGGTTCGCTGTGGCAAGGTGTTGCTGGCGGTTAGTGCGGCGCTGATGTGCGGCTACCTGGTGTGTTCGTCGATTGTGACCACGGTGCTTATCCCGGAGGCGGCGTTGCATGCGGGCGGGCCGGCGGATGGGCGGGCGTTGTCCTGGCTGGCCCACCAATACCTGGGGCAGGGCTTTGGTGCCTGCTATGACCTGGCCTCGGTGGCGATTCTCTGGTTTGCCGGTGCCTCGGCGATGTCCGGGATGCTGGCGCTGATTCCGCGCTACCTGCCGCGCATGGGCATGGCGCCGCAGTGGGCGCGGCGGCGGCGCCCGATGGTGGTTGCCTTGAGCGTCATCGCGGTGGTGGTCACGGTGGCCTTCGAGGCGGACGTGGATCGCCAGTCTGGCGCGTATGCCACGGGGGTGCTCGTGCTTTTGGTCTCGGGTGCGGCGGCGGTGTCCGTGACGTCGCGGTCGCGGAAGGCGCGGGTCATCGGCGGGGTGACCACGGCGGTTTTGGGCTATACGCTGGTGGCCAACATTGTGGAGCGCCCGGACGGGCTGAAGGTGGGGGCGTGCTTCATCGTGGGCATCGTGGTGGTCTCTGTGGTGTCGCGGGCGTGGCGCTCCTTTGAGTTGCGCGATGGCGGCGTGAGTTTTGACACTCGGGCAGAAAACATCATTCGGGCGGCAGGCTCCGGGTCGCAGATCGCCCTGGTTCCGTGCCGCCAGGGGGTGGGCGCGGATGGGTTGGCGTCAAAGGAAGTGCGTGTCCGTTCGGCAAATGGTTTAGAGGACGAGTCGCTGATTTTCGTGGCGGTCACGCTTAGTGACCCGGCGACGTTCGCCGGACACCTCACGGTGCGCGGTTCGATGATCAACTCGGTGCCGGTGTTGACGTGTACGGCGCCCTCTGTGGCTAACGCGGTGGCAGTTGTTGCCTTGGCTATCCAGTCATTGACGCAGGTCAGCCCGGATATCTATTTTGAGTGGGCGCCGGGAAATCCGTTGTGTGACATGATCAGGTTCATCGCCACCGGTCGCGGCCAGAACGCGACGGCGACACAGGAGATGCTGCGGCGGTTCGCTCCTGATGGGCGTCCGCGCCCACAGGTGCATATCAGTTAA
- a CDS encoding WhiB family transcriptional regulator — translation MTVTHLLPGPNADLWDWQLHGACRGANSEVFYHPDGERGRARTQREETAKAICATCPVIDACREHALRAAEPYGIWGGMSESERLTELRRRARIRTWVTS, via the coding sequence ATGACTGTCACCCACCTCCTACCCGGCCCCAACGCGGACCTGTGGGACTGGCAACTCCACGGCGCCTGCCGCGGCGCCAACTCGGAGGTGTTCTACCACCCTGACGGGGAACGCGGCCGCGCCCGCACCCAGCGCGAAGAAACAGCCAAAGCCATCTGCGCCACCTGCCCCGTCATCGACGCCTGCCGCGAACACGCGCTACGCGCCGCCGAACCCTATGGCATCTGGGGCGGCATGAGCGAATCCGAACGCCTCACCGAGCTGCGCCGACGCGCCCGTATTCGCACCTGGGTCACCAGCTAG
- a CDS encoding PAS domain-containing protein, which produces MSDQTLSTHGNKNPVGVNDVFFSATDEAGHIKEANDVFVRLSQYSREELAGAPHNIIRHPAMPAGVFHLMWSELKNGRAFAGYVRNRAKDGSTYDVVATVTPLDEGGYLSVRTRPLTKLSLKAMGLYNQMIAAEKELADEGLGRRVLAERSCGNLGELLTEAGLEDYREFEYQVLPSEVADRERHGDALFDAPEATGEARTLIDAIAALHRQLDASMEAQRTIKDTVAELAATGDQLRAEMDSSKRVAESMENVDITGFQRTLLLTPLQIWVNMHGIVVDYLKDLIDLTSQLARVCGRTRFTIALARLHATMASRFAVDIAQGAQGLDEAASARSLRILASAVRSGLREMDNQVATHQRLSARAAAKIGSVVRIMEPPNEMIDNWLQVTDKDSLSEQTRELVDAVAAALEGANGATSRLQDLVSALDGGIEHDADALRDLAQKVTESVERYTDGY; this is translated from the coding sequence GTGTCCGATCAAACTTTGTCTACCCACGGCAATAAGAACCCTGTGGGCGTCAATGATGTGTTCTTTTCCGCCACAGATGAAGCGGGTCACATCAAGGAAGCCAACGATGTCTTCGTGCGGCTGTCGCAGTACAGCCGAGAAGAGTTGGCGGGTGCCCCTCACAACATTATTCGCCATCCTGCCATGCCGGCCGGCGTGTTCCACCTGATGTGGAGTGAGCTCAAAAACGGCCGCGCCTTCGCTGGTTATGTGCGTAATCGCGCTAAGGATGGCTCCACCTATGACGTGGTGGCTACGGTCACCCCGTTGGATGAGGGCGGTTACCTCTCCGTGCGTACCCGCCCGTTGACCAAACTATCCCTCAAGGCGATGGGCCTGTACAACCAGATGATCGCCGCCGAAAAGGAGTTGGCGGACGAGGGTCTGGGGCGGCGTGTGTTGGCGGAGCGTAGCTGCGGCAACCTCGGCGAGCTGCTGACTGAGGCCGGCCTGGAAGACTATCGCGAGTTTGAGTACCAGGTGCTGCCGTCTGAGGTGGCGGATCGGGAGCGTCACGGGGATGCCCTGTTTGATGCCCCTGAGGCCACGGGAGAGGCCCGAACGCTCATCGATGCCATTGCTGCACTGCACCGGCAGTTGGACGCGTCTATGGAGGCCCAGCGCACCATCAAAGACACGGTCGCTGAGCTGGCTGCCACGGGCGATCAGCTGCGCGCGGAGATGGATTCTTCTAAGCGTGTGGCCGAGTCGATGGAGAACGTGGATATCACCGGTTTCCAGCGCACGCTGCTGCTGACCCCGTTGCAGATTTGGGTCAACATGCACGGCATTGTGGTGGACTACCTCAAGGACCTCATTGACCTGACCAGCCAGTTGGCGCGGGTGTGTGGCCGCACGCGGTTCACCATCGCGCTGGCGCGCCTGCATGCCACGATGGCATCGCGTTTCGCGGTGGACATCGCGCAGGGTGCGCAGGGGTTGGATGAGGCGGCGTCGGCACGCTCCTTGCGTATTTTGGCCTCTGCGGTGCGTTCTGGCCTCCGCGAGATGGACAATCAGGTGGCCACCCACCAGCGTTTGTCCGCGCGGGCGGCGGCGAAGATCGGGTCGGTGGTGCGCATCATGGAGCCGCCGAATGAGATGATCGATAACTGGCTGCAGGTCACGGACAAGGATTCGCTATCAGAGCAGACCCGGGAGCTTGTCGACGCCGTCGCGGCCGCCCTCGAGGGCGCCAACGGTGCGACCTCCCGGTTGCAGGATCTTGTCAGCGCTCTCGATGGCGGCATCGAGCATGATGCGGACGCGCTGCGCGACCTTGCTCAGAAGGTCACGGAGTCCGTGGAACGCTACACCGACGGCTACTAA
- a CDS encoding DUF5319 domain-containing protein: MSFEFQMPLDPFADDPNDPASFLEADEPMPPLSDEERQDIQRDLALVSQFKRFLEPKGILGIFFLCEDCGINHYFDWDILASNMRATLAEKISPVHEPSANPTVECYVPWDYAVGYLDGMRGR, encoded by the coding sequence GTGAGTTTCGAATTCCAGATGCCGTTGGACCCCTTCGCCGACGACCCGAATGATCCGGCGTCGTTCTTGGAAGCCGATGAACCCATGCCCCCGCTGTCGGACGAGGAACGCCAGGACATCCAACGCGACCTCGCGCTGGTCTCCCAATTCAAGCGCTTCCTAGAGCCCAAGGGGATCTTGGGCATCTTCTTCCTGTGTGAAGACTGCGGCATCAACCACTACTTTGACTGGGACATCCTGGCGTCCAACATGCGCGCCACCCTGGCCGAAAAGATCAGCCCCGTCCACGAGCCCAGCGCCAACCCCACGGTGGAATGCTACGTCCCCTGGGACTACGCGGTGGGCTACCTCGACGGCATGCGTGGGCGCTAA
- a CDS encoding sigma-70 family RNA polymerase sigma factor: MSGTGEELEALVAPAVAGDRGALQRLTAKIYPAVLRYSRVRISGSRTPTAEDVAQDACLAIATSISKYQDQGRPFMAYVYGVAAHKVADARRALSRDLSSPTDEVLDRVSGDANPEDWALWNDGGNRARLLLDSLSDKARDILILRVFVGLSAEETAAAVGSTPGAVRVAQHRALATLRKKIEQGEGL, translated from the coding sequence ATGAGCGGGACTGGGGAGGAGCTTGAAGCTCTTGTCGCCCCCGCTGTGGCGGGAGACCGTGGGGCGTTGCAGCGCTTGACTGCCAAGATCTATCCAGCGGTGCTGCGCTATTCCCGCGTTCGTATTTCTGGGAGCCGGACCCCTACTGCTGAGGACGTTGCGCAGGATGCGTGCCTTGCTATCGCGACGTCGATAAGCAAGTACCAGGATCAGGGCCGTCCGTTTATGGCGTACGTCTACGGGGTGGCGGCGCATAAGGTTGCCGATGCGCGCCGGGCGTTGTCGCGGGATTTGTCGAGCCCCACCGATGAGGTGCTGGATCGGGTTTCGGGCGATGCTAATCCGGAGGATTGGGCCCTGTGGAATGACGGTGGTAACAGAGCGCGGCTTCTTCTCGATTCATTAAGTGACAAGGCTCGCGACATCCTGATTCTGAGGGTTTTTGTGGGCTTAAGCGCCGAGGAGACGGCCGCTGCAGTGGGCAGCACTCCGGGCGCGGTGCGGGTGGCTCAGCATCGGGCGCTCGCAACGTTGAGGAAGAAGATTGAGCAGGGAGAGGGACTATGA
- a CDS encoding endonuclease/exonuclease/phosphatase family protein, producing MNILTLNAHSWCEPDQPAKIMEVARLLVRERIDVVAIQEANQLHAGIPGAHPVVQVHGDVAAGADNYADLLARACRHLGVDYQAHWVEAHLGFGIYDEGVAVLVRAQGPEAPRVRDVVPVLVGDYPFADVRRRVVLAVRIEVQGQSLWVASGHFSWWEMDGQPQFAQEWEAFSRWARSCGQELVILAGDLNAPADASGQGADLWRSHGWVDTRDACARPEGCQTIVGGIAGWEDAREAMRIDYVLSNRPVDVDAHRVVFGHDSDTPVVSDHAGVLVAMNMQSSGKETFVDE from the coding sequence GTGAACATTCTCACCCTAAACGCACATAGTTGGTGCGAGCCGGATCAGCCGGCGAAAATCATGGAGGTTGCGCGGCTGTTGGTGCGGGAGCGTATCGACGTCGTGGCAATTCAGGAAGCCAATCAACTGCACGCGGGCATTCCCGGCGCTCATCCCGTGGTGCAGGTTCATGGGGATGTTGCTGCTGGCGCGGACAATTACGCGGATCTGTTGGCCCGGGCGTGCCGGCATCTTGGGGTGGATTATCAGGCCCACTGGGTGGAGGCCCACCTGGGTTTTGGGATCTATGACGAAGGCGTCGCCGTGCTCGTGCGTGCCCAGGGTCCGGAGGCGCCGCGGGTGCGGGATGTGGTTCCGGTGCTGGTGGGCGACTACCCGTTTGCGGACGTGCGCCGTCGGGTTGTGCTCGCCGTGCGCATTGAGGTCCAGGGGCAGTCCCTGTGGGTGGCGTCGGGGCATTTTTCCTGGTGGGAGATGGACGGGCAGCCCCAGTTCGCCCAGGAGTGGGAGGCGTTTTCCCGGTGGGCGCGCTCGTGCGGCCAGGAGCTGGTCATTCTGGCCGGCGATCTCAACGCCCCGGCGGACGCCTCGGGCCAGGGTGCGGATCTGTGGCGCTCCCACGGCTGGGTGGATACCCGCGATGCGTGTGCCCGCCCGGAGGGGTGCCAGACGATCGTCGGGGGGATTGCCGGGTGGGAGGATGCCCGTGAGGCAATGCGCATTGACTATGTGCTGAGTAATCGTCCGGTGGATGTGGACGCGCATCGGGTGGTCTTTGGGCATGATTCAGATACTCCCGTGGTGTCCGATCATGCCGGTGTATTAGTGGCTATGAACATGCAATCGTCAGGGAAGGAAACATTCGTCGATGAGTAA
- a CDS encoding alpha-glucosidase, translating to MSKNPSSAQWWSDSVVYQVYPRSFHDSNGDGVGDIPGITQKLPYIKSLGVDVVWLSPVYRSPNDDNGYDISDYRDIMEEFGTLADFDEMLATAHELGLKIMMDLVVNHTSDEHEWFVQSRSSRENPYRDYYIWRDPAGFAEDGTPLPPNNWGSEFGGSAWEYDEHTEQFYLHIFSRKQPDLNWRNPKVRQEVTDIITFWQDRGVDGWRVDAFAGTDKPEGFPDDPNQQPGRYTSSGAFLNNGPKVHDYLRHMNTTAWSQVDALTVGEMAVPTPEDGKAFTAQDRQELDQIIHFEHVSLAPSKRFGPKFTVHKPSLVELKGVLDSWQAGLHDDGWIALYWDNHDQPRVVSRFGDASAEFRAVSAKALATVLYFQQGTPYIYEGQEIGMTNAGFDSISRYRDLDTLNWYRERVEEREELTPSQAMAYIHEKSRDNARTPMQWDDSAYAGFSSAAPWIDVNPAYKQINVAAQEDDPDSVLNFYRRLLELRRGQLADVVREGSYEPIAPQDRSVYSYRRVRGDAELTVVVNCTSRDVTYTKVEPAAGAKLVLANYPDSAQVAAPSDGVVELRPWEALVFFAPAAQAQG from the coding sequence ATGAGTAAGAATCCCAGTTCCGCGCAGTGGTGGTCCGATTCCGTGGTCTACCAGGTCTATCCGCGCAGTTTCCATGATTCCAATGGAGACGGCGTGGGCGACATTCCGGGAATCACCCAGAAGCTGCCATATATCAAGTCCTTGGGCGTGGACGTGGTGTGGCTGTCTCCGGTGTATCGCTCGCCTAATGATGACAACGGGTATGACATCAGCGATTACCGCGACATCATGGAAGAGTTTGGCACGCTGGCCGATTTTGATGAGATGCTGGCCACGGCCCATGAGCTGGGCCTAAAGATCATGATGGACCTGGTGGTCAACCACACCTCGGATGAGCACGAGTGGTTTGTGCAGTCGCGCTCCTCGCGGGAGAATCCCTACCGGGATTACTACATTTGGCGCGATCCTGCCGGGTTCGCCGAGGACGGCACGCCCCTGCCGCCGAATAACTGGGGCTCAGAGTTTGGTGGTTCGGCCTGGGAGTATGACGAGCACACGGAGCAGTTCTATCTGCACATTTTCTCGCGCAAGCAGCCGGATCTGAACTGGCGCAACCCGAAGGTGCGCCAGGAGGTCACGGACATCATCACCTTCTGGCAGGACCGCGGCGTGGACGGGTGGCGCGTGGACGCCTTTGCCGGTACGGACAAGCCGGAGGGCTTCCCGGATGATCCGAACCAGCAGCCGGGCCGCTACACCTCCTCCGGGGCGTTTTTGAACAACGGCCCGAAGGTCCACGACTACCTGCGCCACATGAACACCACCGCGTGGTCCCAGGTGGATGCGCTGACGGTGGGGGAGATGGCTGTGCCCACCCCGGAGGACGGCAAGGCGTTTACGGCGCAGGATCGTCAGGAGCTGGACCAGATCATCCACTTTGAGCATGTGTCTTTGGCCCCCTCGAAGCGCTTTGGGCCTAAGTTCACGGTGCATAAGCCGTCTTTGGTGGAGCTTAAGGGGGTGCTGGATTCCTGGCAGGCGGGCCTGCACGATGATGGCTGGATTGCCCTGTATTGGGATAACCACGATCAGCCGCGGGTGGTGTCGCGTTTTGGTGATGCGTCGGCGGAGTTTCGGGCGGTGTCGGCCAAGGCGCTGGCCACGGTGCTCTACTTCCAGCAGGGCACGCCGTATATCTATGAGGGCCAGGAGATCGGCATGACCAATGCTGGTTTCGATTCCATCTCGCGCTACCGCGATCTGGATACGCTCAATTGGTATCGGGAGCGGGTGGAGGAGCGTGAGGAGCTCACGCCGTCGCAGGCGATGGCCTACATCCATGAGAAGAGCCGGGACAATGCCCGCACGCCGATGCAGTGGGATGATTCCGCGTACGCGGGGTTTAGCTCGGCGGCGCCGTGGATTGATGTCAATCCGGCGTATAAGCAGATCAATGTCGCCGCGCAGGAGGATGACCCGGATTCGGTGCTCAACTTCTACCGCAGGCTGCTGGAGTTGCGCCGTGGTCAGCTCGCCGATGTGGTCCGGGAGGGCAGCTATGAGCCCATCGCCCCGCAGGATCGCAGCGTGTATTCCTATCGCCGGGTGCGTGGCGATGCGGAGTTGACGGTGGTGGTCAATTGCACGTCGCGCGATGTCACCTACACCAAGGTGGAGCCGGCGGCGGGCGCCAAGCTGGTGTTGGCCAACTATCCGGATAGTGCGCAGGTGGCGGCTCCCAGCGATGGTGTGGTGGAGCTGCGCCCGTGGGAGGCGCTGGTCTTTTTTGCGCCGGCAGCCCAAGCCCAGGGCTAG
- the guaB gene encoding IMP dehydrogenase: MADRRVATGGDDPNKVALQGLTFDDVLLLPAESNVVPSEVDTTAQFTRNIRLGLPVASAAMDTVTEARMAIAMARQGGIGVLHRNLSATEQAEQVEMVKRSESGMITDPVTCTPEMTIGDVDALCARFRISGLPVVDAQGRLVGICTNRDMRFEPDQQRVVAEVMTPMPLVTAREGVSKQEALELLSANKVEKLPIVNDDGILTGLITVKDFVKTEQYPIASKDDSGRLLVAAGIGTGQDAYERAGQLVDAGVDVLIVDSAHAHNNRVLEMVSRVKKDFGARIDVVGGNLATREAAQAMVDAGADGIKVGIGPGSICTTRVVAGVGAPQITAILEAAVPAHAAGVPVIADGGMQFSGDVAKALAAGADTVMLGSMLAGTTEAPGDIVVVQGKQYKRYRGMGSMGAMQGRGLSGEKRSYSKDRYFQADVHSEDKLVPEGIEGRVPFRGSIDTITHQIIGGLRAAMGYTGSATIADLQQARFVQITSAGLRESHPHDITQTVEAPNYH; the protein is encoded by the coding sequence ATGGCAGATCGTCGCGTGGCAACCGGTGGGGACGATCCGAATAAGGTTGCTTTGCAGGGGCTGACCTTTGATGATGTGCTCCTGCTTCCGGCGGAGTCGAATGTGGTGCCCAGTGAGGTAGACACCACGGCGCAATTCACCCGCAACATTCGCCTAGGGTTGCCGGTGGCGTCCGCGGCCATGGATACGGTCACCGAGGCACGCATGGCTATTGCTATGGCGCGCCAGGGTGGTATCGGGGTGCTGCACCGCAACCTGTCGGCCACCGAGCAGGCGGAGCAGGTGGAGATGGTCAAGCGCTCTGAGTCCGGCATGATTACGGATCCGGTGACGTGTACCCCGGAGATGACCATCGGGGACGTCGATGCGCTGTGTGCCCGGTTCCGCATTTCTGGTCTGCCGGTGGTGGATGCGCAGGGGCGCCTGGTGGGCATTTGCACTAACCGGGACATGCGATTCGAGCCGGATCAGCAGCGCGTCGTTGCTGAGGTGATGACGCCGATGCCGCTGGTGACCGCCCGGGAGGGCGTGAGCAAACAGGAGGCGCTGGAGCTGCTCAGCGCCAACAAGGTGGAAAAGCTGCCCATCGTCAACGATGACGGCATTCTCACCGGCCTGATCACAGTGAAGGACTTTGTTAAGACCGAGCAGTACCCCATCGCGTCGAAGGATGACTCCGGCCGCCTGCTTGTCGCCGCGGGCATTGGTACCGGTCAGGATGCCTACGAGCGCGCCGGCCAGCTGGTGGATGCCGGCGTCGATGTCCTCATCGTGGATTCGGCGCACGCCCACAACAACCGCGTCCTGGAGATGGTCTCTCGGGTGAAGAAGGACTTCGGTGCGCGTATCGACGTCGTCGGCGGCAACCTTGCCACGCGCGAAGCGGCACAAGCGATGGTGGATGCGGGTGCCGACGGCATCAAGGTGGGCATCGGGCCGGGCTCCATCTGCACCACCCGCGTGGTTGCCGGCGTGGGCGCCCCGCAGATCACCGCCATCCTGGAGGCAGCGGTTCCCGCCCACGCCGCCGGGGTGCCCGTCATCGCCGACGGCGGTATGCAGTTCTCCGGCGACGTGGCCAAGGCGCTGGCCGCCGGCGCGGATACCGTCATGCTGGGCTCCATGCTCGCCGGTACCACCGAGGCGCCGGGCGATATCGTGGTGGTCCAAGGCAAGCAGTACAAGCGCTACCGCGGCATGGGCTCCATGGGCGCGATGCAGGGCCGCGGCTTGTCCGGGGAGAAGCGCTCCTACTCCAAGGACCGGTACTTCCAGGCTGACGTGCACAGTGAGGACAAGCTGGTTCCGGAGGGCATCGAGGGGCGGGTGCCGTTCCGCGGGTCCATCGATACCATCACCCACCAGATCATCGGCGGCCTGCGCGCGGCCATGGGGTACACCGGCTCGGCGACCATCGCTGACCTGCAGCAGGCCCGCTTTGTCCAGATCACGTCCGCTGGGTTGCGGGAATCCCATCCGCATGACATCACCCAGACCGTCGAGGCACCGAACTACCACTAG